The segment CAAAGAGAGTTTCTTGCAAGCGTCTCATGCCGTTTTGGATGGCGTGAAAAAGTGTGCGATGATGCGATTGGTCGCTGATCACCGCCGTGCGGTCGAGTGGGCAATGCAAGAAGCATCCCCAAACGATACGATCATTTGCATCGGAGGAATCGGCAATGCGTCCGCAGACGCCCAGCGTTCCAAAATCGAGCAAATCACTAACTGGATCGAATCCTCACGTTCCTCCACCCAAGAAGAGGCCGAGCCAAAGATTTTGTCGATGTTCGCAAAGTAGACCGGGCCGACCAACGGGAAGTCCCGGCATCCACCGCATACCGAAACCTCAAAACGGCACACCGACGTCGATTTCGCCGCTTTGGATCGCTTCGACGAATTGTGGTAGGCTCGGTAGCATGTTGCGTTGCATTTTGATTTGCCCGCTGGTCATCCAATGAACCTCAGCGACTTCCTCGGGGTTTGCTACAGGTAGAACATCGGGATCGAGTTCGGATAGCCACCATGACAGCAGTGTTCCCCAGGGCGTGATACTACGCCAACAGAGACGCACCGGCGTAACATCGATCGCCAATTCTTCTTGCATTTCGCGAACCAACGCGAACTCTTCGGTTTCCCCCTTTTCAATCGTGCCGCCTGGCAAGCATAGTTTTCCCGGGGCGGGGACGGTCAAGGAGCGGCGAATGATGAGGAGCCGTTCATCGCGAAAAATAACGCCGACGACACCTCGTTTTTTGCCGATTTTCTGAAATGGCTTGGTCATACTACGCTTTTAGAAAGGAGGTCACTCGTGCACAATTGTGAGAGTGAAATGGATGCTTCAAACAAGATAAACGCATTGAAATCAATTACCACCCCATACGAATTTCCCGATCAATCGCTCAAGTCGGCTCAAGCTATCGAAGCTCTCGTGGTTGTGAAACGATTAAGCGAGGCAGGCTTCACCGCCTATTTTGCTGGCGGATGTGTTCGCGATGCCCTACTTGGTAAAGCTCCCAAAGACTTTGACGTCGCGACCGATGCCGTTCCCGCGGCGATCCAGGAACTGTTTGGCAAGCGTAAAACACTGGCCTTTGGAGCGAGCTTTGGTGTGATCGGCGTATTACCATCCGCTTCCGATCGCCGAAAGTCGATCGTTCCAATCACACCAACCGAGGTCGCAACCTTTCGTAGTGACGGTCTCTATAGCGACGGACGGCGGCCTGATAGCGTCCATTTCGGCAACGCGGAAGCGGATGCCCAGCGGCGCGACTTTACGATCAACGGCCTATTCTACGATCCAATCAAACGCAGAATCGTCGATTACGTTGGCGGTGTCGAGGATATCGAACGCCAACTTCTCCGAACGATTGGAAACCCTCACGAGCGGTTTTCCGAAGACAAACTGCGAATGCTTCGTGCGGTTCGCTTCACCACCACACTCGGCTTCTCGATCGCCGAACCGACAGCCGATGCGGTTCGCGGACACGCGGCTTCGATCGGATCGGTGAGTGGTGAGCGCATTGGCGTGGAAATGCGACGAACGATGAGCTCGAATCACGCGCTCGATGGACTCGGGCATCTACAAGCCTTGGGGCTGTCTCGCTATGTACTTCCAGAACTCGAAAAAGCCGACCGTCGCTTGCTCGATCGGTTACTGACCGAGGATCGTACCCAAGATTTCTCGACCTCGCTAGCTTGTATCCTGCTCGCCATTGATGAGCCAATGAACGCACTGCGTTCGATCACCGAGCGTTGGAAGTTGTCCAATGAGGAAGTTCGAGTTGTGACGTCGGCGATTCACCATAGTCCCACCCTGATTCGTGCAAACACACTTCCTTGGGCGGAGGTACAACCCATTTTGGTCGACCGTGACGCCGAGGCAATCGTGGAAGTCAGCGCCGCATTGGCTCGAGCCACCGACGCCCCCTCTTCGGGAATTCACTTAGCTTTGGAAGCCTTGAAGTGGCCTCGCGAACGGCTTGATCCCAACCCGCTCATTGGTGGTGATGACTTGAAAGATCTCGGCGTCCCAACGGGGCCTGTTTACGCAAAGCTATTGAGGCAGGTTCGACAGCGGCAGTTGAACGGAGAGTTTGAAACGAAAGCTCAAGCGGTTGCCTTTGTGAAGGGGCAGGTGTGAGCTAGGCTGGTTTTAAACAGGGCTCGACAAGGGCAAGCCTGGGCCGCCAAATCTTTGGGATGGACTCAACCACGAGCCTTGCGCGAGTTTTCGTCCCGCTAGATCTCTGTCCCACAAAAATTCCCCGCGCACATCATTCGTCGTTAAGCCTTAAAAATTACACCACACGCACTCGATTTTCTTTTCCTTCGTCGGCCCCGCAGCGGCCTTGTTGTCGATCAGGAATTCATGCCGATTCCAATTTTGCTTGTGTTCCCATTTTGCATACAGTTCGCTGGGGTAACCGCTCAACATAAACTTGCCCTGGATGGCCGATAGCGTCTCGAGTAGCTTCACATGTTCGGCCTCGGTCATTTCATGCGTGTACTCTTTGGTTGTCGAACGCGTGTCGTGAACATAGGGCGGATCGCAGTAGAACAGGGTTTTAAAGCCATCTTGTTTGCGAATGACTTTATTGGCGTCCTGATTCAGGATAACGACACCTTGCAATCGCTGATGCACATCGTGCAATCCTTCGACGACGTTAAGCCAGGCGGATGCCTGTTCGTTCATCCGGCTTCGCGTGCGATTTCGAGACAGTGTCGCAAAGTCTCTCATGAGTCCTTGGCGGGACTGTCTGGCTAGAATAAAGAACTGAACCGCTCGCTCGATCGGCGTTGCATCCTGATTGAAATTCTCCGTATGCGAGAGCTCATAAGCTCGATTGAACTCGGCTTCGCTAAACGGCGTCATCTCCATTCTTCGTCGAAAGGCATCGAAGTGCTCAGGATCTTGCAAAACCCTCCAAAAGTTGATCAGTTCACCGTGCAAATCGTTAGCGACTTCACTACTGCCCCTCTCCGCCGCGGTTAGTTTTTCATCGCCAACCGCCATCCAATCGCGATTCGGATCGCGGGCCAGCAGAATTCCGCCACCACCGAAAAAGGGCTCCACGTAGTGCAGATGCGGCGGCATCAAATCGAGGATCCATTTGCGCAGATAATACTTACCGCCGTGCCACTTCAAAGGCTGAGTCAATGTCGCCATAAATCCATTGCGTCTGGGAAGGCATTTTAAGAAACGAGGAAGCTGTGGTTGGTGACTGAAAAGATACTGTCTCGTCGGTGTTTGTTCCAGACGTTAAGAAAAGCCTCTCCGTGAATGCTGGAATCCAGACCTTAGCCGATTTGGACACCGAGAGCCAAAACCAATCATTGACAATAATCGTCAGACAAAGTTAGTTTACACAGCGTCACCTTTGCGAGACGAAAGGTGTCTATCGAAAAACGCTCCATCGAGAACACCCCATGCGAATATGCCGGTTCCTGGATTCCGAGAATCAAGCTCAGTATGCGATCTACGAATCGGATCGAATCTGTCCCATCAGCTCATTTGCCGAACCGCCCGCAAGCAGCAAAGACATTTTCGAGCGAGGTTCATCGTGGCTCGCAAGTTTGCCCAAACCACAGCCCGAACAGTGGCAGACCGCTCCCGAGCGATGGTTGCCTCCTGTTGCCGACCCAGGAAAGATTCTTTGCATCGGCCTGAACTACCGCGACCATGCAATCGAAACCGGTTCGGAAATCCCGACGGAGCCGGTTGTGTTTTGCAAGTTCAATACAGCATTGATTGGTCATGGTGCAACGATTCGCCTTCCGAACATCTCAAGCAAAGTCGATTACGAAGCCGAGTTGGTTGTCGTCATTGGAAAAATGGCCAAGCACGTATCGGTTGAGCAAGCGGCCGATCATGTGTTCGGTTACACGTGCGGCCATGACGTCTCGGCTCGCGATTGGCAAAAAGGACGTCCGGGTGGCCAATGGTTGCTCGGCAAAACATTTGACACCTTTGCACCACTGGGGCCTTGCATCGTTACCGCCGACGAAATTTCAGACGCGACAAATCTGCGAGTTCGCATGCATCTTAATGGCGATACGGTTCAAGACAGCACGACGGCGCAATTGATTTTTCCAATCGCCGAGTTGATCTCTCACCTATCGCAGATCATGACCTTGTTGCCAGGCGACCTGATCTTTACTGGCACACCGCCTGGTGTCGGTGCAGCCCGCAAGCCACCGGTATTTTTGAAGCCTGGCGATGAATGCACCGTCGAGATCGAAGGGATTGGAAAATTAACGAACCGTTGTGAAGCGGAATAACAAACCGCTAAACGTTCTCGTTTGGGGGCATTCCAATTTCCAAATCATAGTCAAGGATCTTCATCCGCTGAGTTTCATCGAGATCTAAAATTTCGACACCGTTTTCGCTATCGTCATCGATTGCTTCTTCGGTCAGTTCGATTCGCAACGTCAACCTGCCAATTTGAACCTCAGTACCAGGGCGGACAACCGCTCTATCGACCCGTTGTTCATCAACGTAAATTCCATTTTTGGACCCCAGATCGCGGACGACAAGTGAGCCATAGGGATCGATAAAGAATTGGCAATGCCGTCGGCTGATCGATATGTCATCGATCGTAATATCCGCCGAGTTACAACGCCCGACAACAACCGGAGCCATTAGAACCCACTCCCCATCGATCTCGCTATTGGAGTTGTCAATCAAAACGAATTTGTAATTCATGATAAGTCTGCCTCGAAAAGCGTTTAGCACATCCATCTGGAAAGGCACGAAAGCGAATTCGATTTTACTACAGATTCATAGCCGCTGCTTGCTATCAATGAAAAATCATGAAGAATTGCAAAGAAACCGTTGCTCCTGCCCTAATAACATTCTAACCGCGTGAGTTGCCTTCCGCACGCGTTACAATGCTTGGCGCGCGGCCTGATGGTCACGCCGTTTAACGAGCAAGCGACGACCGCAAAGTCGCCTGATTGATTCGGGCGAACTGTCTGGCACTAGGACTGACGATGGTAATCGGCCACCACCTCGATAATGGCATCGAGATTTTTGGAGGGTTGGTAACCGATGGTCTCTCGGATTCTGGTGAGATCAGGCACTCGGCGGCGAATATCTTCGAACGATTCATCGTATGCCGCCGCGTAGCTTTGAAACTCGATTTTGGATTTCGAACCTAGCTGGGCGATCACTTTTTCGGCAAGTTGCAGGATCGAAATCGGCTCATCGCTACCGATATTGTAAACTCGCCCTGCTGCCTCTGGCTTGTCGACCAAATCGATGACAGCACCGACGATATCATCAACGTGTGCGAAGCAGCGGACTTGGTGGCCGTCATCGTGGACCACCAACGGATCTCCCCGCAAAGCCGCTTCCACGAAGCGGGGCAATACCATCCCGTAGGCTCCCGTTTGGCGGGGGCCGACGACGTTAAAGAACCGGCCAACGACGGCAGGCAATTGTTTCTCTTTATAAAACGCTAACGCCAAAAACTCATCAATCGCTTTCGACACTCCGTAGCTCCAGCGAGGTTTCGTCGTCGCTCCGAAAACCAGGTCGTCCTCTTCACTGTAAAGCTCTTTGGGATTCTTCCCATAAACCTCACTGGTACTGGCGATGAAACAGGGAATTCGCTGCCCACGACTGGCCCGCTCACCCAATCGATTCAAGATAAGCTGGGTAGGATAGATATTTCGTTCGATCGTTTGAATCGGCTGTTTAGCAATCAAAGCGACCCCCACGGCTGCGGCCAAGTGGTAGACCCGGTCGGCTCGGTCGACCACATCATGGACGACCGTTTTGTCTTCAACGGAGTCCTCGATATACTCCAGTGATGGATGATCGAGTAAATGGGCCAAGTGGTCTTTCGACCCGGTAGACAAATCATCAACGACGATGACATCATGACCACGATGGAGCAAACGCTCGGTCAGATGCGAACCGATAAACCCGGCTCCGCCGGTTACAAGACACTTTAGTTTTTCCACCACTCCGACCGTTTCAAAAAGAGAATGCAAGTTTGATTTTACGTGTTTTATCTAAGCCTGTACGGGCGAACGTCGCGACAGGTTGACTGGTTTGTTAGCAAAAAGCATAGGAAACACCCATTTATTTTGCAGATCCCTGGTCATTGGTTTTGACGGTGTCACTCCTTAAACGATCGCCCAGGCCTCCTTAAACTATCGGCTAAGATCGTTCGCCGCTAGAATTGAGTAGAAATGTTTATGAATTACTGCCTCGTTTTGTTGTTCGGAGTCTCTCTCGTGTTTTCACTCAGGTTTTTGGTAGCGAAACCCGTCAAGAGTTTCGATCCCCACGTGATTCGCCGAAAACCTTGGCGACTTTTGCTAGGGGCCAATCCAAAAACGAAGCTGTTGGCGGCTGTGCTGATTAGCGTCGTTACCGCGACGACGCAAGTATCGGGAGCGGAAGAGTCGAGTGAAGCCGCAATCGCTGTCTATGCCGATGCTGCCAATTTCCAAACCAATGGAGCGATCGAGCTGGCGATAGAGAGTTGGAAGAAGTTCTTAGCCGACTATCCGAACGATCCGATGGCGTCAAAAGCGGCCCACTACTTGGGGGTCTGCTACATGCAGCAGGAAGAACCCGACTACGCTGCCGCAGCGGCTTCCTTCGGCAAAGCACTGGCAGATTCGGATTATGATCTCCGTGAAGAGAGTTTGGCGAACCAAGGTTGGTGTCTGTACTCGGCCGCTGGGGAAGCTCCGAGCCGCGACGCAGCGAAGCTGAAAGAGACGATAGAGTCGTTCTCTCAATTGCGATCGGAGTTCCCGAAGAGCCAGTTTCTTGACCGATCGTTGTTCTACAGTGGCGAGGCCGCCTACGGGCTCGGTAATCCGAAACAAGCGATCGAGCTTTACAACGAGCTATTGGCACTTCCCGACGCCAAAGAATCTCCGCTGCGATGTGATGCGCTGTACGCACGCGGTGTCGCCTATGAAGAACTCGACCAATTCGACCATGCGGTTTCTTCTTTTCTTCAGCTGCTTAGCACCTGTGATAGGAACGAGCTGATTACCGACGTTCGCTTGCGTCTCGGTGACACAGCGATCATGCGCAAGGATTACGATGAGGCGATCACACAATTCGATCAAGCCTTTACAGTCGCCGAGAACGATGACGACAAATCGTACGCGCTTTTTCGACAAGCCTACGCTTTAGTGCAAGCCGATCGATCCGGTGAAGCCGCTGAAAAGTATGAGCAACTCTTGAAAGAGTATCCCAATTCTGCCAACGCCGCGGCGGCAACGTTGGCGTCCGCCCAAAGCACCTATCGAAGTGGTGATGCGGATGAAGCAGCAAAGCGTTTCGAGCGGGTCTTGGAATTAAATCTTCCCGAAGCGTCGACCGAGGCCGCCCATTGGTTGTCAAGAATCTACTTGAGCAAGAACGATCCTGAGACGGCGCAACAGATTGTCCGTCGCCAACTCGCGCAGCTGAAGCAACAGGCACCGGGAGCGGGAGGCCCGTTCGAATTGGAACTGAAACTCGATTTGGCCGAAGCCTTGTCGATGAACCCCGACACGATCGAACAATCGTTCGCCGAATTTCATGCGGTTTACAAGGCGTCGCCCGATGGCCCCACCGCCCCGCGAGCCCTTTACAACTCGGCATTCTCATCACTGCAATTGAACAGGCCCGAGCAAGCGATCGAAATGGCAGCGGAATTCATTGACCGATTCCCCGACGATATGTTGGCACCCGACGTCCGGTTCATTCAGGCGGAAGGCTTGTTTTTCACGCAAAAATACGACCAAGCGGCCGCGATCTACCAAGCACTTTTGATCGCGAAGGATCTCGGTGACGAGTTCCAACGACCACTGTGGGTGCTGCGAGCGGCAGCGGCTCTCAACGCCGATGGCGAACTCGATCAATCGATCGAACTGCTTCGAAAGGAAACGCCAAAATTGCCTCAGCCGGACCAACGGGCAGAAGCGCAAATGATGCTCGGCCAAGCCTTGATGGCGTCCGAAAAGTACGTCGAGGCTGGCGCTGCGTTCAAGGCCTGCCACACGGCAGCTCCTGATTGGCCCCGTGCCGATGAGGCGTTACTGCTAGCGGGACAGTCGTTTTTTCTGGCCGGACAAAAGCAACAGGCACAAACGATTTGGCGACAAATCATCGACGCTCAGCCCGATGGACGGATGGCTGACCAAAGCCGCTACAAGTTGGCTCAGATCGCTGCGAATCAGGGCGATCCCCAAACGGCGATCGAGCTTTACGACAAAATCATCGCCTCCAAAGCAGACCCTGGCTTGATGCCCTACGCATTCTATTCCCGTGCCCTTTTACAGATGGACGAGGCCGAATACCAACAAGCGATCGATTCTCTCGACACCCTGCTCAGCCAATATGAACAGCATCCAATTCGGGGCGAAGCGCTGCTGGCACGCGGCATGAGCTATCGGAACCTCAATCAATTGGATCCAGCACGTAGCGACCTAGAGGACTATTTGGCGCTGCAGCCAACGGGAGTTGATTTGGGGCACGGCTTGTACGAATTAGCTCTCGTCGACCAAAAACAAAACAAACCTCTGCAAGCGGCCGAACGGCTCAATCGAATCGTTGAGCAAGTCCCCGACTATCCGTCAATTGACAAGGTGCTCTATGAGCTCGGTTGGTCTTACCGGGAATCCGAACAGAACGAAGCCGCCGTAGACATTTTCACCCGGTTGGTCGACCAATCGTCAGACAATTCGTTGACCAGTGAAGCGGCTTACTATCTCGGACAAAGCTATTACGAGTCAAAGGATTGGCAACAAGCGGCGAAATATTTTGCCTCGGCAGCCGAGAAATCGGAGGAAGCAGAGCTTTCCGAGAAATCGCTCTATCGGCTTGGTTGGTCTTGGTTCAAAGCCAACGACTTGGCGGCTGCGGAATCGGCGTTTGCAAAACAAGCAGCAAAACATCCCGACGGCGCCCTGACGCTCGATGCCCTGATGATGGTCGGCGAAAGCCGGTTCAACCGAAACGATTACCAAGCCGCCCTCGAAGCCTATCGGGTAGCTCGAGAACGTATCGATTCGAATGATGAAACGTCGAAAACGATCCGCGATGCGAATGATCGCCAAGTTCGTGAGTTGATTCTGCTGCACGGAGGACAAAGCGCTGCTCAATTACAAGAGTGGCAGCAAGCGATCGAGTGGTACGATGAACTTCGATTTCGTTTCCCTTCCACCGCTTACCTGGCACAAGTCTTTTACGAAACCGGCTTCGCCTACCAACAATTTCAAGACGATGAAAAAGCTCTGCAAATGTACGGTGAGGTTGCCAACAACTATCGAAATGTGGTTGCCGCGCGAGCTCGTTTTATGATGGGGCAGATCCAATTTGCCAACAAACGCTTCGATTTGGCAATTCCTGAGTTTCAACGTGTGATCTATGGTTTTGGAGCGGAAAAATCCGCGGAGCCTATCAAGGATTGGCAAGCCAAGAGCGGTTTCGAAGCGGCCCGCTGCTCGGAGATTTTAGCGCAACAGGCGAGAACCCCCTCAGCGAAGCAGAAGGCGTTAGGGTTTGCGACGAAGTTTTACGAGTATGTGGTCAGCAAACATCCGAATCATGAGTTGGCCGAAAAGTCACAATCCCGGTTAGAAGCACTTCAAAATAAGTAATGGATAAGATGATTGAAAATCGGGAACGAAATACAGGACTGACAAGAACAGGGCTGACAGCGCTAGACGCAGGTTCCCAGAACGCTCGTGAGTACCAGGCAATCGCAATGCCCGAAGCTAGCGTCTCCGGCTCACCAAAACGGACGCTTTCATCAAATCCGGGAAAAACGGCCCTGATGATGGGTGTGATACTAGCTGCGTGTCTTGCGCTAAGCCCTAGAGCCAGTGCACAACCAAATTCAGAGATCCCGTTTAACGAAGCCGATATTCAGGATGTCATGAATGACGGGTCCGAGGAAGGATCCACGAGTCCGCCGGCTGCGGACGATTCGATGCACATCGATCTGTTGTCCCTGGTCGGCCGCGGTGGTGGCTTCATGATTCCGATCGGGATCATGAGTTTATTGGTCGTCGCACTGGCTGTGGAACGAGTGATCTCGCTGACTCGGCGAAAGATCGTACCCAAGAAATTCGTTCGCGAGATCGAAGACATGATGGAAACGCCTGCTGCATTTCAGCCCTGCGAGGCCTTTCGCATTTGTGACGATTACCCCTCTCCAGCGTCAAGTGTTGTTCGCGGGATGCTGCTGCGCACGGGCCAACCGATCGGTGAGATTGAGAATGCTGCTACCGAGATGATCCAACGTGAAGCGGATCGAAATTCCGCTCCGATCCGCTGGTTGCATCTGGCCGCAGCCGCAACTCCGCTAATGGGACTACTCGGAACCGTTTGGGGAATGATCGTCGCCTTTCACGAATCAACAACGCTAACGGCCGATCGAAGCCGTAGCGAGCAACTTTCTGAAGGGATTTATACGGCGTTAGTGACAACGCTGGCCGGATTGATCGTCGCAATCCCAGCTGCGATCTTAGC is part of the Novipirellula aureliae genome and harbors:
- a CDS encoding FHA domain-containing protein, with amino-acid sequence MNYKFVLIDNSNSEIDGEWVLMAPVVVGRCNSADITIDDISISRRHCQFFIDPYGSLVVRDLGSKNGIYVDEQRVDRAVVRPGTEVQIGRLTLRIELTEEAIDDDSENGVEILDLDETQRMKILDYDLEIGMPPNENV
- a CDS encoding NUDIX hydrolase, whose protein sequence is MTKPFQKIGKKRGVVGVIFRDERLLIIRRSLTVPAPGKLCLPGGTIEKGETEEFALVREMQEELAIDVTPVRLCWRSITPWGTLLSWWLSELDPDVLPVANPEEVAEVHWMTSGQIKMQRNMLPSLPQFVEAIQSGEIDVGVPF
- a CDS encoding fumarylacetoacetate hydrolase family protein, whose translation is MRICRFLDSENQAQYAIYESDRICPISSFAEPPASSKDIFERGSSWLASLPKPQPEQWQTAPERWLPPVADPGKILCIGLNYRDHAIETGSEIPTEPVVFCKFNTALIGHGATIRLPNISSKVDYEAELVVVIGKMAKHVSVEQAADHVFGYTCGHDVSARDWQKGRPGGQWLLGKTFDTFAPLGPCIVTADEISDATNLRVRMHLNGDTVQDSTTAQLIFPIAELISHLSQIMTLLPGDLIFTGTPPGVGAARKPPVFLKPGDECTVEIEGIGKLTNRCEAE
- a CDS encoding NAD-dependent epimerase/dehydratase family protein; the protein is MHSLFETVGVVEKLKCLVTGGAGFIGSHLTERLLHRGHDVIVVDDLSTGSKDHLAHLLDHPSLEYIEDSVEDKTVVHDVVDRADRVYHLAAAVGVALIAKQPIQTIERNIYPTQLILNRLGERASRGQRIPCFIASTSEVYGKNPKELYSEEDDLVFGATTKPRWSYGVSKAIDEFLALAFYKEKQLPAVVGRFFNVVGPRQTGAYGMVLPRFVEAALRGDPLVVHDDGHQVRCFAHVDDIVGAVIDLVDKPEAAGRVYNIGSDEPISILQLAEKVIAQLGSKSKIEFQSYAAAYDESFEDIRRRVPDLTRIRETIGYQPSKNLDAIIEVVADYHRQS
- a CDS encoding CCA tRNA nucleotidyltransferase, encoding MKSITTPYEFPDQSLKSAQAIEALVVVKRLSEAGFTAYFAGGCVRDALLGKAPKDFDVATDAVPAAIQELFGKRKTLAFGASFGVIGVLPSASDRRKSIVPITPTEVATFRSDGLYSDGRRPDSVHFGNAEADAQRRDFTINGLFYDPIKRRIVDYVGGVEDIERQLLRTIGNPHERFSEDKLRMLRAVRFTTTLGFSIAEPTADAVRGHAASIGSVSGERIGVEMRRTMSSNHALDGLGHLQALGLSRYVLPELEKADRRLLDRLLTEDRTQDFSTSLACILLAIDEPMNALRSITERWKLSNEEVRVVTSAIHHSPTLIRANTLPWAEVQPILVDRDAEAIVEVSAALARATDAPSSGIHLALEALKWPRERLDPNPLIGGDDLKDLGVPTGPVYAKLLRQVRQRQLNGEFETKAQAVAFVKGQV
- a CDS encoding tetratricopeptide repeat protein, with translation MNYCLVLLFGVSLVFSLRFLVAKPVKSFDPHVIRRKPWRLLLGANPKTKLLAAVLISVVTATTQVSGAEESSEAAIAVYADAANFQTNGAIELAIESWKKFLADYPNDPMASKAAHYLGVCYMQQEEPDYAAAAASFGKALADSDYDLREESLANQGWCLYSAAGEAPSRDAAKLKETIESFSQLRSEFPKSQFLDRSLFYSGEAAYGLGNPKQAIELYNELLALPDAKESPLRCDALYARGVAYEELDQFDHAVSSFLQLLSTCDRNELITDVRLRLGDTAIMRKDYDEAITQFDQAFTVAENDDDKSYALFRQAYALVQADRSGEAAEKYEQLLKEYPNSANAAAATLASAQSTYRSGDADEAAKRFERVLELNLPEASTEAAHWLSRIYLSKNDPETAQQIVRRQLAQLKQQAPGAGGPFELELKLDLAEALSMNPDTIEQSFAEFHAVYKASPDGPTAPRALYNSAFSSLQLNRPEQAIEMAAEFIDRFPDDMLAPDVRFIQAEGLFFTQKYDQAAAIYQALLIAKDLGDEFQRPLWVLRAAAALNADGELDQSIELLRKETPKLPQPDQRAEAQMMLGQALMASEKYVEAGAAFKACHTAAPDWPRADEALLLAGQSFFLAGQKQQAQTIWRQIIDAQPDGRMADQSRYKLAQIAANQGDPQTAIELYDKIIASKADPGLMPYAFYSRALLQMDEAEYQQAIDSLDTLLSQYEQHPIRGEALLARGMSYRNLNQLDPARSDLEDYLALQPTGVDLGHGLYELALVDQKQNKPLQAAERLNRIVEQVPDYPSIDKVLYELGWSYRESEQNEAAVDIFTRLVDQSSDNSLTSEAAYYLGQSYYESKDWQQAAKYFASAAEKSEEAELSEKSLYRLGWSWFKANDLAAAESAFAKQAAKHPDGALTLDALMMVGESRFNRNDYQAALEAYRVARERIDSNDETSKTIRDANDRQVRELILLHGGQSAAQLQEWQQAIEWYDELRFRFPSTAYLAQVFYETGFAYQQFQDDEKALQMYGEVANNYRNVVAARARFMMGQIQFANKRFDLAIPEFQRVIYGFGAEKSAEPIKDWQAKSGFEAARCSEILAQQARTPSAKQKALGFATKFYEYVVSKHPNHELAEKSQSRLEALQNK
- a CDS encoding MotA/TolQ/ExbB proton channel family protein → MIENRERNTGLTRTGLTALDAGSQNAREYQAIAMPEASVSGSPKRTLSSNPGKTALMMGVILAACLALSPRASAQPNSEIPFNEADIQDVMNDGSEEGSTSPPAADDSMHIDLLSLVGRGGGFMIPIGIMSLLVVALAVERVISLTRRKIVPKKFVREIEDMMETPAAFQPCEAFRICDDYPSPASSVVRGMLLRTGQPIGEIENAATEMIQREADRNSAPIRWLHLAAAATPLMGLLGTVWGMIVAFHESTTLTADRSRSEQLSEGIYTALVTTLAGLIVAIPAAILAQYLENRLAKLFHRVEDLAFELAPHMARFVGREQLDSEGNRRKMPPHSAPADAGHDGRGGNATPPPIAAGKSPSKEKSRPNRSATKGAS
- a CDS encoding DNA adenine methylase; this encodes MATLTQPLKWHGGKYYLRKWILDLMPPHLHYVEPFFGGGGILLARDPNRDWMAVGDEKLTAAERGSSEVANDLHGELINFWRVLQDPEHFDAFRRRMEMTPFSEAEFNRAYELSHTENFNQDATPIERAVQFFILARQSRQGLMRDFATLSRNRTRSRMNEQASAWLNVVEGLHDVHQRLQGVVILNQDANKVIRKQDGFKTLFYCDPPYVHDTRSTTKEYTHEMTEAEHVKLLETLSAIQGKFMLSGYPSELYAKWEHKQNWNRHEFLIDNKAAAGPTKEKKIECVWCNF